A region of the Argopecten irradians isolate NY chromosome 16, Ai_NY, whole genome shotgun sequence genome:
ACAGGTAGGTTTGTAATCAAGGGCTTGTATTGacaatttttcattaaaaaataaatatgatacgtttatataattattgacGAAAAATTCTAATTCGCATTTGAGCACTCTCATGAAATTACACAAAATTTGTTCCTAATTGCGAAAATGCAATGGTTTCAAGTAGATGTAAATGCACATCTCGTGGGTATGAGAATTGGAATCTTTCTCAGTATTCACATACTAGCCTAagacaaaacaaatacaaccaaaaatcaaatttgtaattttttgacaagaATGACGGGGCATAAGCTCATCTTGGAGTAATGCGATATGACTCTtgagaaaatagaaattttctATTTACATTAAGGTAAATTACCTGATCAAGTGACCCCTTGTAAAGGAAATATCTATTTGCTTTATAAGCGCATGAAGTCTTATTAATGATATCTGTTGTATCTCATCTagaccaatctgattaaaatacagatccttataaccactctgttcaagaggatctgacaacatcccataaagggtcatgttcggatgaccttaaTTTTTTACAACATGTACTTCAGATCACATACATTGTCTATGCATTGCTACGTCAATTGATAATGCCATTttgtcccagtatacatatacattaagcttgattgttgtgctctttgggttagatgactacatacacggaaataattcggacagcttttaCTAACTATTTGTGGTTATAGATAAAGTGGTCATTCCGATATCAATTCCCTACGGAAAATGTACATGAAAAACAGCAGTGTTTATCAGTCAAGATTCTGGTAGTGCCAACTTGCCATTtctaaaggtcatctggacgtgacccctaatgggatgttgtcagatcctcttctcaaacgtagtgataataaggatctagACCTAATCCATATTTCTCAGGGTCGACATGACTAGAGGTCAACACGCCTGGAATTTTTCTGGAGGAGGAAATTATGGTAGGACATTGGCGAATATAATCAAACTTGTagaacataaaaatatttagaCAACAATAATTCCGCAGAAGTGGATaggtcgcctgcacagcatcacaaaaaatagttatttacagtagaatatattgttaataattaggtgatgTTATCATGTCCTGTAGcgcttgcaaatattgatggatttttcCCAGTACCAAACCACTCTGagatatcatttatataaagcaatacaccagatttggttgaaatcagacaataaatactaagtTATCGCACGTAAACCGTTTCCTTGACGGCGAGGACACTGATACTGACGCCGACACTGACGCTTACAGTTGATGCCCAGGTGTAGCCCTTGCATTTCAGGCGACTTGAAAAGCAGTTGTTACAGTTAGAAGGGTTCctcttttaattttactattgtacAATCAATATGAATTAAGTACCTAGCTGATGTTATTCGTTAAAATATATTCTGCACGAGGACAATCCGCTCCACCATTTTGGAATGTCAATCATTCTGTCTCTTGCAAGGATGGCTAAGACTTTTAATTCCAAATGTAGAAGGGTGTATTTATCTAATGCTTTTTTTGGATTTTGAAGAAGAATGGTACCAGTCACATTGGAAGAGATATTGCACCTATGCAGAATCCTCATATGCTATTGAGGTTAATTGAAAGACTAAACAATggaaaacaaaaactttttgatacttttaaattgtttaattgatAACAGCTCAAATATCACACAAAACAAATCTACACGATTGACATCCAACAGTTCTCTCTCTTCCTTTCGTCCACACATACCGGTAGTCCTTTCATAACTCAAAGATATCTCTCTTAGCATAATATGATAAAATTCCTCTAGATTTTATGATATGCATCACCACTAGTTATACCAATTTATTTCCaatccagaaaaggggaggggcactaATTATAGCAAATATGGTATTCTGTATTTCAAACCAGCAGATTAGAGATGTCAGGTCTTTGGGAATAGGAATACAGTATGACCATAATAAGTTACCCAAAATGTATGGAATTCCAACTGATTCTTTTTGGAGCTATAAAATCAGAACACGGAATAGTGCTAAtgacttattatatatatatatatataatatagacaaGCTTTATCTCTGTAATCATAACCTTTCAGGATATTTTGGCATGTAGCATATTCCCAAGTTATGTTGCATGTCCACATTAAGAAAGTGTCAAGTTACATTGCTCCTGATAACCCCATTCACCCCTGTAACTTCCTTAATGGACTGATTCACTTTCAACTGGGTCCTGTCCAAAGTTGTATTCAGGGGTGAAGAGATGGGTAGTTTTCTTGAAGTGATTGGTTAATTCTTTACTTTGCAAAAGCTTTCACAGAAAGAAGTTCACATTGTAATGGTAAATTATGTTcacataattgtacattatgaAGCAAATTTGCTTTTGTCTATAAACCTTTATCACAGTAGTGAATTCACTTGCAGACACAAACTGGTTCTCATTTTAATTGTTCTGCCTTTACACATCGTCCTATGTCTCCAGGTGAACATCAGTGCTCCGATACTCGTAATCGCTTCTTCCAAAACCACCGGGGCATGAGTTTAACATTGGTTGGAGCGTCATAATTTAGGAACACTACGGAGTGTAGTAACATACTTATATTTCCACCTGTAGACAGAGATAATTAATAATCATTGTTAAAATGGGCACCTGCTTCAATTtagtctttgcatattacagagtaacctcccttgctgataggtatccattgttacATCATTGTGAGCAAAACtcatgttgttttatttgaatataCGTTACcctgacgtcacaatcaatacttacctacatatacagaatatatatatactctagTCTAAAGATTATTAGATAATAAGGGATTTCATCTATGATCAGACTTTTTGTTGCAGAATTGTGTAATTTCACATCCTATTAACATGCCAgggtatatacagtatacaagaggcccagagggcctgtttATCGCTCACCTGTCTAAAGACCCTTCAGGCCCCCATTAGTTgacaaattttaatcaattgaTGTAACCATATGCATTTGAGCGATGAAAAAATCTATGttacttttgaccccgcccctcaggccccctgggggttagccccatcatttgcacaattattgaatccccaccctataaagatctACCcaatgcattatgggtgctataccatgcttagtttacAAGAGAAGAAGTAAttaatggaaatagccaaattggggccacttttgaccccgcccctcaggccccccggggggtcagccccatctatttgttacaatttttgaatcccctctgaaggatgctaccattggcATTATGGGTGGTATCCCTGCATGGTTTCAGATGAAGAACGTGCAAATAGGTTTGTTCAGTGCCCCCCGGGGGcccagccacatcatttgtacaattttgaatcccaaccataaagatactaccatttcATTAGAGTTGCTAtctagtttcagagaagaagtcatttatatggaaataccaaattgaccccttttgaagGCCCCCCTGGGGGTCAccccccatcatttgtacaattttgaaccCCACCCTATAAGTAAAAgatgtcagtacctggcaactgccccacatccCGCGGGGGTCAGTCACATCATTGTCATTTTGAGAAACTCCACCACCCAGAGTGCTATCTCTCTTAGTCAGAGAAGGAGGGTTTGAGGTAAtatttgaatccccaccctactAAGGAAGACATctttatgggtgctatcccatatcctgtttatatggaaataccATGGCctcaatcattttatattagACATAAACTGCATAAATAGTCgatgacggacggacgacggacgacggacgccggacgccacaaTTGTTATGGACtttatatcactgttacattGGCCTTAACACCTACCAAATTTATTGTGGGTAGAAAGAAAAAACTAGAAACAAGATAAGACAGATCAGTGATATAtgtgtacttactgtgagtgtGAAGGCTGACCTCCAGCCACTCCTTCATAAAATCCTCCTGCTCCTCTCGTGTGAGACCGTCAGCATTCAAGCCTCGAACATAACATGCCTAAATACAAACATTAGTAAAAAGTTATTCAGTTATTCACCCTCTTACATAGCCTGCCTAAATACAAACAAAAGTCAGCAGTAACCAATCCCCCACATAGCACTTGGTTGATaccaaaattatcaaattaaaagaGCTAATTAAGTCAAATGTTAACTTAGTGCAACAGCATTCAAAACCTTTACAAAACAAGGTAGAGACCTAATTAGTCAATAAATACCTAAATTATCACAGGCAAATAGTTAAAGCTTTATCAGCATTCAACCCCCTTACATAACATGCCTCAAGGCAAACAGAGAATATGCAAATTATCACAGGCTAACAGTGTAAAAATGCGCGTATTCCTGAGGGTTGAATGTTGATCTTTTACATTGTTAACCTCTGGTAATTGGGTCTGATTTTATTGTCATGTATATCCGTACATGTTGCTTACCGTTTGTAGATCACGGTCGGAGATGTTTTCTAGGCCCTCTCTTACAATACATCGATCTATATAGTGTATTGCCATGAGCTGATTGTAAACTTTTCCACGGTTCCGACCCATTCCTAATGAATTCGCCAATTGCCACTAGAGAAAAGAAGacgataaaataaatataaaacttgCGTCTACTATCAtctaatatcaataaaattccTACAttcataaatatacagtaaaacatggttataacgaaccgcTTGGAaccaacaaattaaaattactttgttatatagttcattatacactTACACCTAAAAGAAACACTGAAAAGGAATAACATTACTACAtcataaccatgaatttgttgtaaggaAATGTCTTATAAATCTGTATACCATATAATCagttatttttgtgatttgtgGCTAAAACTAAAGCATTAAATTTtagtaaatcaaaataaacTTCAACAGATTCTCATTATTACACAGATCAAAATTTCCTGACCAAGGTGATGCATGTCAAATCCACATAATATGCACATAAACAGAGTCGACTATAGTACCTCACCAATTTTGGATTTTACTACTGCAGTGGAAGGAACAGGTAATGAATACCGGGTATATGATTTATACACACAAAAAGGATAACAGTGAAGTCTATGTTCAGGCTCAACATTATTGCCAACCTTCTTGGATAagatattgtatttatttttaaagaatgAAGTCTACAAATTTTTTACTACCTAGCTGTAACTATGAAGCAGGAAAGGAGAACATGTAGCGGTCAGGTTGGGATTCACAATTTCTACATACATACTAACTTTGTATAAAGTAGTGCTTATTCTGTAAGATTAAGAAAACAATCAGTCTATACCCAGTAAAGTCTTTTAAGGCTCCAATATCTGCTATTTGAATGATCGATGGAAAATGCTCTTGTAGCTGGTAAAATGTCCTCTGCATAAACTTGAGCACCGTTTTCTGTCTGCAAAATGAATAAGGTAAGAAAGTTACTCTCAACTCAGCTAAAACCAATATTGAGGAGAATGAGTTTGGCCAAACAAGGTTCAAAATGAATgcatttattgaaaaaatataacattatatttatcaaGGATCCGGGTTTGAGAAATGTCAACAGAATATGGTTAATCTGCAGAAATGTAGAAACTTTTTGAATGTTCATATGTGCAGCATTTGCTAATAATGAAagtattgaagaaaaaaaatcggagGGAATTTTACATTGATAAGAAGAAATTGACAACagtattaattaataataactCTTAATAGTAATTTAATGcctttataaattaaattagaTTTTTTTAGAAGTTTGTCAAATGATCGAAGTAATTTTCACCTGGTTTGATGGGAATAATACTGAGATTTGAATTTTCTACCTTGACAATAATAGATCTGAGGGCATTATAAGCCTGTTGTTGGTCAGTTATCAGTCGAATCTGTATCTTCAGACAGTCCATACTCATAGGAAAACAGTGGAGTCTCCAGTACAGTCGCCGCGTCTGGACGTGTCGCAGCTCTGCGTCAGCCAGGAAGTGACTGGTTAGTGTATACTTAGGAAATAAAAATCTGCAATACACAAAAATCGTTCATAAGAATTGCCTCCAGTAGGGATCAAACTAGTGTACTAGTCTGACCCTCAACCGATCAAGCTAAAGTAAAGTTCTCCCTAGTCAAGAGGTATTTGgcagctagtattcaccagAGTTAGGCCTACATATAATTATGActattttgaaaacattatacatgtattaaaattatattatacatgtatgtatacatattatcTTGTACAGGAAATTATGATAACCTTGATTTTGGCTATCAATATTACTTGAAAATACAACCTCTACTAAAAGGGattgaaaacatgttttgacTAACATCAAAATTTCAACAACAAATCATACTTACAGTGCTGGTAGAAAAAACAATCCAAATGGGGCAGCACATAAAACAATCAGTGGGATGGCTTGCTTCATCTCCAAGGGTAACTACAACACACAAATATGGACTGTAATTACTAGGGGTAACTACAACACACAAATATGGACTAATTACCTGGGGTAACTACAACACACAAATATGGACTGTAATTACTAGGGGTAACTACAACACACAAATATGGACTAATTACCTTGGGTAACTACAACACACAAATATGGACTGTAATTACTAGGGGTAACTACAACACACAAATATGGTCTAATTACCTGGGGTAACTACAACACACAAATATGGACTAATTACCTGGAGTAACTACAACACACAAATATGGACTGTAATTACCTGGGGTAACTATACCAAAGAAATATGGACTCTAATTTACAGATGTAACAGTAGAGGAGAAAACATGGTGACTATAGGCTCAAACCCAGGACCTCTGAACAGTAGCAGGATGCTCTACTCATTGAGATACCTGGTCATTGATGATTGACCTATCTAGTCCCACTCTACTTCCCCCTTCTTTTCAAAGTGTTTGCCAGTAGGACACACAAGACCTTTATACTATCATTGTTGGTATTTTCTTGAGTGCATTTAGTTTATAGCAGCAGAGGAGAAATGTAGTGGGAATACTTTTGACTCAAACCCAGgacctcagaacactagccggaTGTCCTACCTATTCAGGTACCTGGTCGGTATTCCAACCCTGCATCACAAATTATGATAATTGGACTTGTTTAgggaaaatgctgaaaaatctGACATCCTTCCTTCCTTAAAGGCATACAACATACCTGATTAAAGACTGATAGCTCTTTCCTGGAAAATGTGCTAAATTCGTCGCCATTAGCTATCCGTTTGCTGACATCAAAATAAATTCTTGTGTCTTCTTTCAGATCAAGCATTCCTTTTAATAGATACATACTAGGTTATCAAATTTACATACACCAGACTAACAGACTATTAGAAATGTTTTCTCTGCTATGtattattatggtgcaatatacTTGGTTGAAACCAAAAAAAAATCCTTCCTTTTGTGAAGAGTTGATTTCACTCAATTTTGCTATGAGAGCATGCATCCTCTATCAAACCAaccattttttatcaaaatgacaaTGTCATCTACACACAGGAAGCGTAATAAGGCCTAAAAATGtgtttagggttacctgaccgaccctaattttttaccccgacccaaatattcttttccacttttctacaattttttttttaaaagttgtgattttgatctcagactctggttctggccatcattttagagtgaaagacactaaaaaaaggGGGAAAAATCTCCTGgctgaccctatttttttgccaatgtaaccctacacagacttttttttttttggccttacaAATCCACTAAAAGAAGCAATTAAAATGACTTCATAAAGAAAAAGGATTATTAAGACTTCACCATCTttgaacatacaaatatactCTATACAATTACatacttttcatttttttaattactgtaattatataatatcaacTGATTGTTTGATTGTGTCACGCAAACCTTCATCATGACATGTATAAAGGTGAAAACTTTATTAaagaaacaacaataaaatgtacattacatatagcaatatatcAACATTGTGGAGATACTTAATAGCTTTACTTAATTGACAAATTTAACATGTCACCAACACATACCATTCTTAACCCAGGTGTATTTCTTAAATATTCTAGGCGGTACAGTCCTTTCCATTAGTTTCTCAAACCTCTTAAATATGACATTAAGTAAGGAGGTCGTGACTTTCGTGCTCATCTTCTTTTTAACAGGCAGAGGTCGGTCATGCTCTTCATGTATTTCATGTGGATTAGGCACTGGTGCGACATGTTTTGCTTTTTCACTGCAGCACCTGAAAAACCAACACAGTAATTTGGTTTTGTTTGAATGGTTTAATTGTGTATCAATGCTCGTTCACCAGAACGAGCTAAAATTTATGccagttctgttctccttctcccaagaatgtttgtggcaaaatttggtctcaatccatgcagaactctaggacaagttgcgatttataggattgacctctatttcacctattgggccccgcccctcctgcccccggagggtcagagccaaaatttatacaagttctgtttcccttcccccaaggatatttgtggcctaatttggtctcaatccatgcagaactctaggacaagttgcgatttataggattgacctctatttcacctattgggccccgcccctcctgcccccggagggtcagagccaaaatttatacaagttctgtttcccttcccccaaggatgtttgtggccaaatttggttacattccatgcagaactctatgactagtagcaatttaaagaaatGTTGACGGAAAGACGACAGAAGGACGCGTACCGACGAGGGACGCGGCGCCATGACATAACCTCACCAGcactttgggccaggtgagctaaaaatgtagCGGTCAAACTGGGATTGGAACCCGAACCTCaaaacactagccgaatgcttTAACCGACCAAGTTACCTGGTCTCCATTGATTGTCCCAGTCTAATCAAGGCACACCCTGGCCTGGACCTTCCTTCTTTTTTAAAAGTCTTCGACGTCGAAGACATAAAAgtccttatacattgtagtatacCACTACTATGAGTATTTTAGATAGGCACCAATTAAAGTTTAGGCACCAAGTTTGTAACAAGAgaggagaaaaatatgtagtgGCAAGACTGCAATATGAACCTGATCATCTGCTTTAAAATCATACCACAGGTACCTGTGATCATACGTCCCGAAATGgaaatttcatttattcatCGTTGAAAGAACTAATTGATGCAAATTAAAGAAAGCAAATACTCATGGCAGAAATTTATGACGATTTTCAAAAATACGGAAATAGATGACCGAACACTGGTTGTGACAAATTATTGTTAGGCCTTAAATACACAGAATGATTCACTTAACTTAACAAGACCACACataaacaagaagacacacagaAACTACAACAAGACCTTGACAACGCAGGACGATAGGAACACGACTGGCTAATGCAATTTCACCCTGACAAATGCAACATCATCTCCACTACCACCAAACGCAACAAAATCCACCACAACTACACCCTCCATGACCACTCACTCGAACACAGTAAATACTTAGGCCTCACATTACAAAACAAACCTCCAATGGGACAAACACATTAACAACATCCCCACAAATGCAAACAGAACACTAGGTTTCCTAAAACAAAACCTCACAATCAATTCACCACACATTAAAGAACACGCATATAAAGCACTCATCAGACCCAAACTAGAGTACTGCTCCTCTATCTGGGACCCACACAATACTagccaaatacaacaaaaagaaaaaaactcaaCGCAGAGCAGCACGATAAGTACACAACAGATATCATAACACTTCTTCAGTCTCAGACATGTTACACACTCCAATGGCCAACACTACAAACACGCCGTCTACAATCACGACTTATCCTaatatataaaatcacacaCCACCTCCTTGCCATCAACCCATAACAATTTCCAACACCTGTAGACACCTGCACTAGACACATACATTCCTATCTATACAGACACATATCGCAGCCACAAAGGAAACATTTAAGTATATTCCTTCTTCCCATACACCATCACACactggaatctcctccctgtggtaacagtacaaaacactacactggagggcttcaaggcaaacataacaaatgtagcccttgaagcccccACCAACAAATAAACACTTCATTttcatcatgtttttaacttatCTACTTTTATATATTCCAACaccagagaaaaaaaaaacactgtaTATAACACCCTCCCTCACGCAACTGAGCTGTATCACCTCACCTATAATCGTCACTTTTAACAGATGGTCATACCTAAAGAAGAAGAAAGAGAACTCCAGATTTCAAGCCCTATAGTCAGGTTGGGCACGTAAATTTATTGCCATTATAGCGATATATAGCCATACAAAACTAGcaaaaaacaacatttctggAGATAAAAATGCTTCTGCACAAAACCGACTCCTGAAACTTGCAGGGAATGTGTATAAGGATAATTTGAACACTATGCAACCACTTTTCGTTCGAAACAATAGagcaataattaacttaattagCTTAATTATACCTCATCAAAACTGCTTTCAATATGTTTGAATGATTGTTATAAACAGCCACTGCAAGTTTCAGAAGTCGATTTTGAGCGGAAGCATTTTATTCTCCAGAAATGTTGTTTTTCGCTAGTTTTGTATAACTATAAATAGCTATTatagagagcgcagcgaacTCTCTCGTGATAGTGGTGTCTTGGTAActttattctatgtaaatcatccaatatatgtagagttggaaaaaTTTCTCGTAAACCGGAAACCGGAAGTCAACATAAGATGCAGCATTGCAAAGACAGTATCCAAAACAGGGATCAATCTAtaggttttgggggaaactacccccttttcaaaataggggaaaaaCTTGGCAAAATATAGGAgaatttgaatcttcttattttagtctaaaattcattttgacgaaaaagtaCTGTTAAataactaattttatttttagatttagtaaagcaagattttaagctcaataatgaacaagagatcccagagggatcttggcgcccaccaaagaatgatctatgtctgacaatggaaagagggatcttttccctgcttttcaaactttttcaaacacaactacatataaaatttgagacagatcgctatagtactatctaagaaatagtggtaacaaacttcaacaatgaaatccaagatggcagctgtgcagccatcttgttgacctattagttacaaaatgcaatatgcacaactacggccctaggggaacctacatatagaATTTgcgagagatcccttcagtacttttttaagaaatagcaataacaaactttaactatcaaaatccaagatggctgagatcccttcaatactttctgagaaatagtggtatttgctgagaaatagtggtaacaaacttacactaccaaaatccaagatggccgcctggcagccatcttgttgacaaatccgtatcaaaacacaatatgcacaacaaggtccctaggggaacctacatatgaaatttgagaaagatcccttctgtactttctcagaaatggcggtaaaaaactttaactatcaaaatctaagatggccgtctgttggccatcttgataaccgatcggtctcaaattgcaatatgcaaaactagggtcctaggggaagcta
Encoded here:
- the LOC138310449 gene encoding LETM1 domain-containing protein 1-like; its protein translation is MLSRQSLLLNPFTCRATILRCCSEKAKHVAPVPNPHEIHEEHDRPLPVKKKMSTKVTTSLLNVIFKRFEKLMERTVPPRIFKKYTWVKNGMLDLKEDTRIYFDVSKRIANGDEFSTFSRKELSVFNQLPLEMKQAIPLIVLCAAPFGLFFLPALFLFPKYTLTSHFLADAELRHVQTRRLYWRLHCFPMSMDCLKIQIRLITDQQQAYNALRSIIVKTENGAQVYAEDILPATRAFSIDHSNSRYWSLKRLYWWQLANSLGMGRNRGKVYNQLMAIHYIDRCIVREGLENISDRDLQTACYVRGLNADGLTREEQEDFMKEWLEVSLHTHSGNISMLLHSVVFLNYDAPTNVKLMPRWFWKKRLRVSEH